In the Helianthus annuus cultivar XRQ/B chromosome 11, HanXRQr2.0-SUNRISE, whole genome shotgun sequence genome, one interval contains:
- the LOC110913167 gene encoding uncharacterized protein LOC110913167, giving the protein MEAPGKVQKRLSPASTAQPGESQSEKKVEKTPIDIRPSPLALQSMPKYAKFLKDLLRNKEKLGELSNVPLNGGCSAVVLNKLPEKLTDPGIFAIPCLLGSNTNTRALADLGASINLMSFSLYEKLDLGELAPTRMTLSLADRSVKYPRGIVENLLVKVDKFVFPADFVILDMEADERVPIILGRPFLRTAKALIDVYDGKITLRFGEERVTFEIDRSMNHPSGSDDYSGPCHSVYFLNSFISCVDHCLEYISGADLVVGKKVEEEVKSVDEGEEEGIPLIPDVLAVSDDTTQTPPLELKVLPSHLEYAFLGEGSELPVIISSALEESEKLRLLDVLRANKEAIA; this is encoded by the exons ATGGAGGCTCCCGGCAAAGTGCAAAAAAGGCTaagcccagcaagtaccgcacagccCGGTGAGTCTCAAAGTGAGAAGAAAGTTGAGAAAACCCCTATAGACATTAGACCTTCACCTTTG GCACTTCAATCGATGCCTAAATACGCGAAATTCTTGAAAGATCTTCTTAGGAACAAAGAGAAACTGGGGGAGTTGTCGAACGTTCCGTTGAATGGAGGGTGTTCCGCCGTTGTGTTAAATAAGCTTCCCGAAAAGCTTACCGATCCCGGTATTTTTGCCATTCCTTGTCTATTAGGTAGTAATACCAACACTAGAGCTTTGGCCGACTTAGGTGCTAGCATCAATTTGATGTCCTTTTCTCTTTATGAGAAGCTAGACCTAGGAGAGCTTGCACCTACCCGAATGACATTATCGTTAGCCGATCGGTCCGTTAAATACCCTAGGGGTATAGTTGAGAACTTGCTAGTTAAGGTAGACAAATTCGTGTTTCCTGCCGATTTCGTAATTCTTGATATGGAAGCGGATGAGAGAGTCCCCATTATACTAGGTCGTCCATTCTTGCGTACCGCTAAAGCTCTCATAGACGTTTACGATGGTAAGATCACCCTTAGGTTCGGTGAGGAGAGAGTTACTTTTGAGATAGACCGTTCCATGAACCACCCGAGTGGTTCGGATGACTATAGTGGTCCTTGCCATTCCGTCTACTTCTTGAATTCGTTCATCTCGTGTGTCGATCATTGCTTAGAGTATATTAGTGGTGCGGACCTAGTGGTAGGAAAGAAGGTAGAAGAGGAGGTGAAGAGTGTAGATGAAGGTGAAGAGGAGGGGATTCCTTTAATCCCCGATGTGTTAGCGGTTAGTGATGACACCACCCAAACCCCACCCTTAGAGCTTAAGGTACTTCCATCTCATCTAGAGTATGCTTTCTTAGGGGAGGGTTCCGAGCTACCCGTTATTATTTCATCCGCGTTAGAGGAAAGTGAGAAATTGAGGTTGTTGGATGTGTTGAGGGCCAACAAAGAGGCCATTGCATAG